One window of the Salvia miltiorrhiza cultivar Shanhuang (shh) chromosome 6, IMPLAD_Smil_shh, whole genome shotgun sequence genome contains the following:
- the LOC130990752 gene encoding uncharacterized protein LOC130990752 has translation MVKRLGLTEVKHPKPYRLQWLNKTGVIKVTRQVKVPFHIGKYEDEVLCDVIPMQASHILLGRLWQFDRRVTHDGFTNKYSFEYKQKKVSLVPLRPKQVYEDQVQLQNEVEKVKSKEHPIEKKENGLIHKSFLGRASELKWAMKEERPIIEFDDVFPKDTPAGLPPIRGIEH, from the exons atggtgAAGAGATTGGGGTTGACCGAGGTGAAGCaccccaagccgtatcgtttgcagtggctgaatAAGACCGGTGTCATCAAGGTTACGAGACAAGTGAAGGTTCCTTTTCacattgggaagtatgaggatgaggtgTTATGTGATGTGATTCCcatgcaagcgagccacataTTGTTGGGGCGTCTGTGGCAGTTTGATCGACGCGTTActcatgatggcttcaccaacaaatattccTTTGAGTATAAGCAGAAGAAGGTGTCACTTGTTCCTCTTAGgcctaaacaagtttatgaaGATCAAGTACAATTGCAAAACGAGGTGGAGAAGGTGAAGTCCAAGGAGCATCCCATAGAGAAAAAGGAGAATGggttgattcataagtcctttcttggAAGGGCTAGTGAATTGAAGTGGGCCATgaaggaggagaggccgatcatT gagtttgatgatgtcTTTCCCAAAGATACACCTGCTggtttaccaccaattcgagggattgagcattAG